CACTGCCGGTCGATGCGCCTCTCGGCGATGTTCGACGAGGCGCGCGACCAGGGAATCGACGTGGTCTGCGACGGCACCAACGCCTCCGACCCCGGCGAGGGCCACCGTCCCGGCCTCCGGGCCGTCGAGGAACTGAACGCCTACTCCCCCCTGTTGGAACACGGCATCACGAAACCCGAAGTCAGGGAGATCGCCCGCCGCTACGACCTCTCGGTCGCGGACAAGCCCTCCATGGCCTGTCTCTCCTCGCGGATCCCGACGGGCCTGGAAGTCACCGAGGAACGCCTCTCGCGCATCGAGAAGGCCGAACGGCTCCTGCGGACCTGGGGCTTCGAGCAGTTCCGCGTGCGCGACCACGACGATCTCGCCCGCATCGAGGTCGCCGAAGACGAACTCGACGTGGCGCTGGACCCCGACTTCGTCCGGGCCGCTCGCGACCACATCGGCGACCTCGGCTTCGAGCACGTCACGCTCGACCTCCACGGCTACCAGACCGGGAGCGTCAGCCCGGACGAGGAGGACGACGACGAACCGCTGGTCGAGGACGTGTTCAGTACGGACTACCCGACGAGCGAGTGAGCGATCGGCGCGCTCGCGCCGTCACTCCACCGTGTCCAGTTCCCGATCCTCGACTTCGTTCTCCCGCACCACGTCGGTCTCGCCGGTCTCGTCGTCGTACCGCAGTTCGTTCACCGCGCAGTTGCGCTGTGAGAGCGTCGAGATCGCCGTCGGCAGGTCCGTCCCACGAACGTGCGCGAGCAGGACGTAGATCGGGCCGCCGTGGGTCACCACCAGCACTTCCTCGTCCGGGCCGGCCTGTTCCAGCAGGTCGTCCCACGCCACCAGGACGCGCTCGCGGGCCTGCAGGAGGCTCTCCCCGCCGGTGGGGCAACTCTCCAGGCCGAGCATCCCAATGGAGCCGCGGTGTTCGGGGAACTCGCCGAAGACCTGCTCGTAGGTGAGGCCCTGGAACTCGCCGAAGGAGCGCTCGCGCCAGCCCCTCGTGAACTCGGGTTCGGGAAAGGGCCCGACGTCCCGGAGCTGGGCCGTGGTCTCGCGGGTGCGCCGGAGGTCGGAGGCGAGGATTCGATCGAAGTCGTACGCGTCGGCGAGGTGGCGGCCGGCGGCGCGGGCCTGGCGGCGGCCGCGGTCGTTCAGCGGCGAGGCCGCCCACCCCTGGATGCGTCCCTCGCGGTTCCACTCGGTCTCGCCGTGCCGGAGCGCCACGACCGTAGTCATCGCCAGTGGGTTCGACGGCCGCCGAAAAGAGCTTCGGGTTTCTACGCGGCGCGCCGCCAGCGCCAGAGCGCCAGGCCGCCCTCGTACACCGCCAGGACCGCGGCGACGGCGACGGCCATCTCGACCGTGGAGAGCAGGGTCACGTCCAGGTCAGCGAGCAGGCGCGGGTCCGGGCTGGCCAGGTAGCCGGCCGCCACCGCGCCGAGCCAGACCGGGACCCGGATCCGGGCCAGCGCCCGGCGGAGCCGCCGGGGCGCGTCGTACCGGCGGAGCAGGTAGTTGAGACCCTCGAAGACGGCGATCACCGAGAGGCCGACGACGACCGGCGTCGCCGAGGTCAGGCCGAGATAGGCCAGCGCGTCGACGAAGACCTGCGGGAGGCTGCCGTAGTAGCCCGCCGGCATGGGGGCCGGGCCGGCGACGTAGCCGGCGGCCGCGGTGAGAGTGTAGACGAGCGGGCGCAGCGAGGCGGCCTGCTCGACGGCGGAGGTGTGGGCGTCTGCGCCGGTCCACCGGAGCAGGGCCAGCGTCCCCTCGAAGAGGACCACCATCGTCAGCGCGACCAGGATGGGGGCCATGCCGGTCGGGTCGGGGCTGAAGAAGAACGCCAGGGTGAGGAACCCGCCCCAGAAGTAGAGGCGGCGGGACTCGAGCCACCGGCGGGTCGTGACGCCCATCATGATCGCGAGCATGACGAACAGTGGGATCTGGAAGATGAAGGCGAAGAGGCCGAGCATCATCACCATCAGGTTGAACGTCTCGCTCAGCCCGAAGGCGATGACGGCCGCGCTCTCTGAGTAGTAGAGGAAGTACGTGAAGATGGCCGGCAGGACGAGGAAGAAGGCGAAGGAGACGCCCACGCCCGCGAGGATCAGGCTCGTCGGGACGGCCGCGAGGTAGTACTTCCGTTCGCGGGGGTAGAGCCCGGGCCGCATGAACAGGTAGGTCTCGTAGACGAACAGGGGGAGGGCGACGATGAACCCGGCCAGCGTGGCGACCTTCAGCCGGGCGACCATCAGCGCCAGCGGGTGGTAGACCCGCGGGCAGGCCGAAGAGGTGGTGACGGTCCCGCCGGGCGGCGGACACTGCGAGGCCGTCGCGGGGAGGAAGGAGAACCAGAGGAACTCGATCAGGCGGTCGGCGAAGGGAAAGGCGATGCCGGCGACGACGGCCATCGCGACGGCGACGACGCCGAGGCGGTGAACCATCTCCTCGATGTGCTCCGTCAGCGGCATCTCCTCGTCGTCGGGGGCACCCGGCGTCCCGGTCCCCGTCCCCGCGCCGGGGGGTTCCCCGCCGGGGGTCGGATCGGGTTCCGGGCGGTCGGGGCCCTCGATGTCCATCTCGGAGTAGAGCCCCGGTTCGCCGTCGCTCATGTGGGCGGGGATAGCCGATGGCCCGTTGTAAACTTTCTTTTCCCGGCGCCGGCCGGCGCGGCGGAGGTCGCGGCCGCGCGCATCGAAAAGGTTGATAACTGCGAGCGGGCAACCCACGGACGATAATGTCCGGGGCCGTCGACGAGGACACCCGCCGCGCCGTCCAGAGCGGGCGCGAGACCGTGGGCGCGATGCTGTCGTCCGCACAGTCACACCTCCAGAAGGTGTTCATCGTCGCCGTCCTCGGCCTGATGGGGACCATCTACGGCCTCCGGGAGTTCGGCTGGACGATCCTGAAACGCGACATGCTCTCCCGCCTCGGCCCGGAAGTCGCAGACGAGGTCGTCATCGTCGCGCGGACGCCCTTCGACGTGATCCTGTTGCAGGTGAAGATCGGCCTCGCCGTCGGCCTGATCCTCGCCATCCCGCTGTTCGTCTGGTACTCCCGGGACGGCCTCCGCGAACGCGGCCTCTGGCCGGGCGAACGCGTCGCCCGCTGGAAGGTCGCCGCCATCGGATTGCTCGCCCTCGGCCTGTCGGCCGTCGGTATCTCCTACGCCTACTTCCTGTTTTTCCCCATCATGTTCGAGTTCCTGGCGACCAACGCCTACAACGTCGGGTTCCAGCCCACCTACTCCATCGTCAAGTGGGCGGAGTTCATCTTCATGCTGACCGTCTCCTTCGGCCTGGCGGCCCAGTTGCCCCTGGCGATGAGCGGGCTCGCCTACACCGGGATCGTCCCCTACGAGACCTTTCGGGACAAGTGGCGCCACGCAGTGGTCGGCATCTTCGTCTTCGGCGCGCTCTTCTCCCCGCCCGAGCCGTTCACGCAGATCATGTGGGCGATCCCGCTGATCGTCCTCTATGCCTTCTCGCTCCAGCTGACGCGGATCGTCGTCGTCGCCAAACGGAGCGGGAGCGAGGTGGACGCGCCGGGCGTCGCCCGCGACCACTGGAACCTGCTGGCCGGCGTCGCCTTCGTCGCCTTCGTCGCCGTCTACGGCTTCTACACCCGCGGCGGCGTCGAGGCCGCCAACGGACTCATCGCCTCGGTCCCCGTCGAGTCCTCGTTCCGCCTCGCCCAGCCCGGTTTCTTCGGCCTCCCAGTGGAAATCGCGACGGGACTGGTCGGGGTCGTCGTCGCCCTGCTCTCCGCCGGGGTCGCCCTGCTCCTCTTGCTCTCGCGAGCCCTCGGCGACGCCGACCAGGGCGTGACCGGTCCCGCGCCGGCCAGTGCCGGGTC
Above is a genomic segment from Halorientalis sp. LT38 containing:
- the larE gene encoding ATP-dependent sacrificial sulfur transferase LarE produces the protein MAAEDTQVDADAVSEKVAAVREDLADREAVLVAFSGGVDSSVVAALAHDALGADAVACTAKSETLPAAELEDANQVTDEIGIRHEIVEFSELDSSDFVANDGDRCYHCRSMRLSAMFDEARDQGIDVVCDGTNASDPGEGHRPGLRAVEELNAYSPLLEHGITKPEVREIARRYDLSVADKPSMACLSSRIPTGLEVTEERLSRIEKAERLLRTWGFEQFRVRDHDDLARIEVAEDELDVALDPDFVRAARDHIGDLGFEHVTLDLHGYQTGSVSPDEEDDDEPLVEDVFSTDYPTSE
- a CDS encoding histidine phosphatase family protein, producing MTTVVALRHGETEWNREGRIQGWAASPLNDRGRRQARAAGRHLADAYDFDRILASDLRRTRETTAQLRDVGPFPEPEFTRGWRERSFGEFQGLTYEQVFGEFPEHRGSIGMLGLESCPTGGESLLQARERVLVAWDDLLEQAGPDEEVLVVTHGGPIYVLLAHVRGTDLPTAISTLSQRNCAVNELRYDDETGETDVVRENEVEDRELDTVE
- the tatC gene encoding twin-arginine translocase subunit TatC, which codes for MSDGEPGLYSEMDIEGPDRPEPDPTPGGEPPGAGTGTGTPGAPDDEEMPLTEHIEEMVHRLGVVAVAMAVVAGIAFPFADRLIEFLWFSFLPATASQCPPPGGTVTTSSACPRVYHPLALMVARLKVATLAGFIVALPLFVYETYLFMRPGLYPRERKYYLAAVPTSLILAGVGVSFAFFLVLPAIFTYFLYYSESAAVIAFGLSETFNLMVMMLGLFAFIFQIPLFVMLAIMMGVTTRRWLESRRLYFWGGFLTLAFFFSPDPTGMAPILVALTMVVLFEGTLALLRWTGADAHTSAVEQAASLRPLVYTLTAAAGYVAGPAPMPAGYYGSLPQVFVDALAYLGLTSATPVVVGLSVIAVFEGLNYLLRRYDAPRRLRRALARIRVPVWLGAVAAGYLASPDPRLLADLDVTLLSTVEMAVAVAAVLAVYEGGLALWRWRRAA
- a CDS encoding twin-arginine translocase subunit TatC yields the protein MSGAVDEDTRRAVQSGRETVGAMLSSAQSHLQKVFIVAVLGLMGTIYGLREFGWTILKRDMLSRLGPEVADEVVIVARTPFDVILLQVKIGLAVGLILAIPLFVWYSRDGLRERGLWPGERVARWKVAAIGLLALGLSAVGISYAYFLFFPIMFEFLATNAYNVGFQPTYSIVKWAEFIFMLTVSFGLAAQLPLAMSGLAYTGIVPYETFRDKWRHAVVGIFVFGALFSPPEPFTQIMWAIPLIVLYAFSLQLTRIVVVAKRSGSEVDAPGVARDHWNLLAGVAFVAFVAVYGFYTRGGVEAANGLIASVPVESSFRLAQPGFFGLPVEIATGLVGVVVALLSAGVALLLLLSRALGDADQGVTGPAPASAGSPAEIDLANLDVGGVRAAPPEVFEELSEDEAVAKARAAMDDEQPAKAEAILDRFDEIQARLEAREERAAETDESGEAPTTEAEEESGTAKQTAAGMVDAFTEDETTEEDIGGYYYDVAFIVDSLTSKAFRIVGLFMLVMGGSFIWLYSGGIRKIKDVFFRQMPGGIDASVDIVTLHPVEALIFEIKFSTLLAIVTVLPLVLYYAWPSMKERGWVRGDPRVMLVWGGSLIVGIVLGSAIGFLYVAPSVISWLAADSINANMIIAYRINNFGWLVIYTTVGIGLLMEIPVSMALFHVGGVASFHTQRKYWRQVVVGMFALAAFISPRGVFTMLLMAVPAALAFLVGLGLLWLITLGGRRGRPRPADASAD